The Clostridium chauvoei genome has a window encoding:
- a CDS encoding DeoR/GlpR family DNA-binding transcription regulator: MKQAKGIVHKRQQAILQYLKENKTIKTDELSKILSVSPITIRRDIQLFEDQGIVERFYGGATLIEGALNDDPSLLDSSNEYLSQKEAIAKYASGLIEDGDTIFINSSSTALLALQYLEDKRVTVITNNGNALSIPKGPNVELVLTGGEVNDRKKTMVGDFATHIINKITADKCILGVSGISAEYGIGTSILQETTINEMMLRRCKGAKIIVADSSKVGKEHNFSSGRIEDISYLITDIYADETQLNLLNNKGITVKTVKTENK, from the coding sequence ATGAAACAAGCAAAAGGTATTGTTCATAAAAGACAACAAGCTATATTACAATATCTAAAAGAGAACAAAACCATAAAAACTGATGAACTTTCAAAAATATTATCTGTTTCACCTATTACTATAAGAAGAGATATTCAACTTTTTGAGGATCAAGGCATAGTTGAGAGATTTTACGGTGGTGCTACTTTAATAGAAGGAGCATTAAACGATGATCCTTCTCTACTTGATTCATCTAATGAATATTTATCTCAAAAAGAAGCCATTGCAAAATATGCTTCTGGTTTAATAGAAGATGGTGATACTATTTTTATTAATTCAAGCTCTACAGCGCTTTTAGCTTTACAGTATTTAGAAGATAAACGTGTTACTGTAATAACTAATAATGGTAATGCCTTATCAATTCCAAAAGGACCAAATGTTGAGCTAGTATTAACAGGTGGAGAAGTTAATGATAGAAAGAAAACTATGGTAGGCGACTTTGCCACTCATATAATAAATAAAATAACTGCTGATAAATGTATTCTTGGAGTAAGTGGAATTAGTGCTGAATACGGAATAGGTACTTCTATTCTTCAAGAAACAACTATTAATGAAATGATGCTTCGAAGATGCAAAGGAGCTAAAATAATAGTTGCAGATAGCTCTAAAGTTGGAAAAGAACATAATTTTTCTAGTGGAAGAATTGAAGATATATCCTATTTAATTACAGATATATATGCAGATGAGACACAACTAAACTTACTTAATAATAAGGGTATCACTGTTAAAACTGTAAAAACAGAGAATAAATAA
- a CDS encoding histidine phosphatase family protein → MTKLYLTRHGETEWNTQGIMQGWGDSPLSELGIKQGEWLAERIKETPIDVIYTSPTGRAYNTAKIVRGNKNIEIIPHDGLREIRVGNWEGLNQDQLRELDEKNYNNFWNTPSKYVPTGNGETFMEVKERSFAAINEILQKEKGRNILVVTHTIALKTFLIALENKDIDTLWEPPFIKQTSLTEIDFDDNGHKYLLTACMKHHKYSKKEYNEFK, encoded by the coding sequence ATGACTAAATTATATTTAACAAGACATGGTGAAACAGAGTGGAATACTCAAGGGATAATGCAAGGATGGGGAGATTCACCTTTAAGTGAACTTGGAATTAAACAGGGTGAATGGTTAGCAGAGAGAATAAAAGAAACTCCTATTGATGTAATATATACAAGCCCTACAGGAAGAGCTTATAATACAGCAAAAATAGTTAGAGGAAATAAAAATATAGAAATAATACCTCATGATGGATTAAGAGAAATAAGAGTTGGGAATTGGGAAGGCTTAAACCAAGATCAACTTAGAGAGTTAGATGAAAAAAACTATAATAACTTCTGGAATACTCCATCTAAGTATGTGCCAACAGGTAATGGTGAAACTTTTATGGAAGTTAAAGAAAGATCATTTGCAGCAATAAATGAGATTTTACAAAAAGAAAAGGGAAGAAATATATTAGTAGTAACTCATACAATTGCTTTAAAGACTTTCTTAATTGCATTAGAAAATAAGGATATAGATACTTTGTGGGAACCTCCATTTATAAAACAGACAAGCTTAACAGAAATAGATTTTGATGATAACGGACATAAATATTTATTAACAGCTTGTATGAAACATCATAAATATTCAAAAAAAGAATATAATGAATTTAAATAA
- a CDS encoding AAA family ATPase, translating to MPKRIAILGGPRCGKTTLIQQLYVEMKIRDLSVGVATEYSTDYLRDKGMIETIAEQYGIYLGQLHIEESLNSFDYALTDYATFVPYIYGRFMLGDKKRTIKEIEILKDLYVLALRDLPKYDHIFFVPREFGYAKDGVRWQDEEIAKAVDKAILSFLEAENVKYTVITGSTKERSEKILEIVGIDNEVKKPVKDK from the coding sequence ATGCCAAAGAGAATAGCTATTTTAGGTGGACCAAGATGTGGTAAAACTACTTTAATTCAACAATTATATGTAGAAATGAAAATCAGAGACTTAAGCGTAGGCGTTGCTACAGAGTATAGTACAGACTATCTAAGAGATAAAGGAATGATAGAAACTATAGCAGAACAGTATGGTATATATTTAGGACAACTTCATATAGAAGAGAGCCTAAATTCTTTTGACTATGCATTAACTGATTATGCTACTTTTGTACCTTACATATACGGTAGATTTATGCTAGGAGATAAAAAAAGAACTATTAAAGAAATAGAAATCTTAAAGGATTTATATGTTTTAGCGTTAAGAGATTTACCTAAATATGATCATATATTCTTTGTACCAAGAGAATTTGGCTACGCAAAGGATGGAGTAAGATGGCAAGATGAAGAAATTGCAAAGGCTGTAGATAAAGCTATCTTAAGTTTCTTAGAAGCTGAAAACGTAAAATATACTGTAATAACAGGATCAACTAAAGAAAGATCAGAAAAGATTCTTGAAATAGTTGGAATAGATAATGAAGTTAAAAAGCCTGTAAAGGATAAATAA
- a CDS encoding Cof-type HAD-IIB family hydrolase, translating into MKECKGIVFFDVDGTLIDCFKGIASPTERTRESIKKLKENNFLTILATGRPKSCIDENLLNLGLDGYIASNGAYADFKEDIIFDYPIESDKINEILDYFKENNIDYMLEGHEMNYVSSYENKKLMELLQGAKLNMDYITDKWDRSEVKTSKLIIVNDENNEIFEKVSKKYKDSFAFMKHPTGFSFEMYLSKYTKGYGVEQLVNKLGIDMDKTYAFGDGENDIEMFQVVKHGIAMGGYHEKLEAVAYDFTENVEHEGITKALEKLELI; encoded by the coding sequence ATGAAAGAGTGTAAAGGAATAGTATTTTTTGATGTAGATGGAACGCTTATAGATTGTTTTAAGGGGATAGCTAGTCCTACTGAAAGAACAAGAGAATCTATAAAAAAATTAAAGGAAAATAACTTTTTAACTATACTTGCAACAGGAAGACCCAAAAGCTGTATAGATGAGAATTTACTTAACTTAGGACTTGATGGTTACATAGCTTCTAATGGAGCATATGCAGATTTTAAGGAAGACATAATATTCGATTATCCTATAGAAAGTGATAAGATTAATGAAATATTAGATTATTTCAAAGAAAATAATATTGATTATATGTTAGAAGGCCATGAAATGAATTATGTTTCAAGTTATGAAAATAAGAAATTAATGGAATTACTACAAGGCGCTAAGCTTAATATGGATTATATCACTGACAAATGGGATAGAAGTGAAGTTAAAACAAGTAAACTTATAATAGTTAATGATGAAAATAATGAGATTTTTGAAAAGGTATCTAAAAAATATAAGGATAGCTTTGCATTTATGAAACATCCAACAGGCTTCTCTTTTGAAATGTATTTAAGCAAATATACTAAAGGATATGGAGTTGAGCAATTAGTAAACAAGCTAGGTATAGATATGGACAAGACTTATGCTTTTGGCGATGGTGAAAATGATATTGAAATGTTCCAAGTTGTAAAACACGGAATAGCAATGGGTGGATATCATGAGAAACTAGAAGCTGTTGCTTATGACTTTACTGAAAACGTAGAGCATGAAGGAATAACAAAGGCTTTAGAAAAATTAGAATTAATATAA